Proteins from one Chanodichthys erythropterus isolate Z2021 chromosome 15, ASM2448905v1, whole genome shotgun sequence genomic window:
- the npvf gene encoding pro-FMRFamide-related neuropeptide VF, with the protein MSYFTLLFLALGILSSFMSEVSALRLPFPEESDPNRFTWGQFPENAQEIPRSLEIEDFTLNVAPTSGRVSSPTILRLQPIMAKPSHLHANLPLRFGRDAQASTGDRAPKSTINLPQRFGRSCTMCVRSGTGPSATLPQRFGRRNIFALDPFRALTLYTRTPESPFPKERTQLHDYMFETIEDSEESVKNTDYTALD; encoded by the exons ATGTCCTACTTCACTCTTCTCTTTTTAGCCCTCGGCATTCTGAGCAGCTTCATGAGTGAGGTTTCTGCTCTCAGACTGCCATTTCCAGAAGAGAGTGATCCTAATAGATTTACATGGGGACAGTTTCCAGAG AATGCTCAGGAGATTCCCCGGAGTCTGGAGATAGAAGACTTCACTCTTAATGTAGCCCCAACCAGCGGTCGTGTGAGCTCTCCCACCATCCTGCGACTTCAACCCATAATGGCAAAACCATCACACCTCCATGCCAACCTCCCCCTTCGTTTTGGACGGGATGCGCAGGCGAGCACAGGTGACCGTGCTCCCAAGTCCACCATCAACCTCCCTCAGCGTTTCGGCCGGTCCTGCACCATGTGTGTGCGATCAGGGACTGGACCCTCAGCCACCCTCCCGCAAAGGTTCGGGAGGAGGAACATATTTGCTTTAGACCCTTTTCGCGCCTTGACTCTGTACACACGCACACCTGAATCGCCTTTTCCAAAAGAAAG GACTCAACTCCACGACTACATGTTTGAAACAATAGAAGACTCAGAAGAAAGTGTAAAGAACACAGATTACACAGCTTTAGACTAA